The genomic DNA GAAACACCCTGACAGCAGGAAGCTTCTTTCTGTACTCGATTTGTTTGCTTGTTGGGCTTGCTATCGGCGCATGGAGAGGGAAACTGGATAAGGTTCGAATCCATCCTGTAACCGGCAAAGCAACCTCTCAAGGCTCCATTGCCGGGGTTATTCTTTTCTTAGTAGTTATGCTTCTTCGTGTATTGGCGGGTTCATGGGGAGCACAATGTCCTTCTCTTTGAAGGAACCTGTCGCCTGAGCTTGTTTGATCCAGCGGTCTAAAGCTGAGGCTGTGAGGCCATATTCCTCCACAAGGGCTGCTCTGGATTTCCCATTTTCATAGAGTCCCACCATTTGTTTTTTGAATTCTGCTGTAAAGGTACGTCGTTGTTGTTTTGGCATTGTAGAGATTCGCTCCTTAACATGATAGGTTTATTCTACAAGCCCTTATTTTTTCTGTCCAACTTAGCTTAAAGAGTGGATACAAGATTCGCAAACGTCATTACCGAAGCAACTCCTGTGACGATGACCGATAGTCCGGGCAGTACACCCCGGAATATTCGTATTTAGAGTAAGAAAAGACGCCAAGCCGGTCATGCTCAAAGGCTTAGCGTATATTTTCGTTAAAATGTTGGCGGGACCCCGTTAAATGATTAACTTGCGTTTAACTCTGGTGTTTGTTTCATTTTAGAAGCATTTAGAGTAGTATAGATAATTAAAGCTATAAGAATTGTAACCAGTACCAGCGAAGATCCCATAGTTCCTAAATCCAATCCTCCCTTTGCGTGGGATTTGGTAAGAAGGTCTCCAAATGTCGCTCCAAAAGGACGTGTTAATACAAACGCTAGCCAGAACAGAAATACTCGTGAAATATTTGTGAAATAAGTTAATAGTAGAATAATACCCAGCAAGCTCCCTATTAAAACCGCTCCTCCTACAAAACCAAGACCGGAACTATCCGCCAAAAAATCACCTAAAGCAGTACCTAAAGTGTTTGAGAACAAGATGGCAATCCAATAAATCAATTCTACTTTCCGTGTAGTAATATTATTGACGTTCAATGATCGCTCACTAAAATACCAAAATGAAAAAATGGCTAACAATATACATACTAAAATTAATGATCCCGTTGCATAACCCAACCCTAGGCTACGATCCATGTAGTCAGACATGGTCGTGCCAGCAGTGCTCGTTGTAAGAATTACAGTCCAATAAAGAAATGGATGGTACTTCTTAGAAGAAAGTTGAAAAATAAGACTAATTAAAAAAACACTAACAAAATCATGGAACTAATGGCATAGCCTACATTAAGGGTTTGTGACAATAAGTCACCTGCGGTTTCACCCAGCGTAGTAGCGCAAATCTTCATAATCCAAAAAAAGGCCGTGACTTGTGCAATTTTTTGCATCTTTCATTTCTCACTCCCCGAATTTTAACAGCCTTTTATTTTTATAAAGTGCTATTTGCTTTAATATATTCGGAGATAATTAAATTCACATTAGAAAGCAGTAAGAAATGCATGAGGATATGCTTTTTTCTGAGAGCATGGACAAGACGCACGTTCACCGAATTCTTCAGAGTTCATCCTTTGGATAAAAAGAATAACCGGGATACTTGACGACAGGCCATTTTACCTTCCGCAAATTAGAGGTCACATCAGCACCAACATTTAAATTGCTCTGAATGAGCTCTGTGGGGGTAAGAGCCATCCATTGATTCAGGGAAACATCCGCGAAACGGTCACTTTTAAACATTTCAAGAAACCATAACGTACTTGAACCTGTATTTTGGATGTAATGACCGTAAGCAAAAGGAACATATCCAACATCCCCGGCTCTGAAATCAAACGTGCGCGCCGCGCCATTTCCGCCAAAAACAGTCATTCGGCCTTGCCCGGTAAGATAGTATTGCCATTCGTCATTATTGGGATGCCAGTGCATTTCCCGAATGGCTCCAGGCTCAATCTCAACAAGAGCAGCGGCGATCGTTTGGGATATCGGAAAATTGGAAGAATCGACGATTCGTACGCTTCCACCCGGCGTTTTGATGGGGGGCTGAGCGAGTAATTCATATTTAAAGGATTGAGGTATCGTACCATAGGGAGAGGAAACCGCCTGGCTTTGGATTGAACCAGGAACGTTATCCTGATAAATGTATACTTGTTCTTGAGGAATGGACGAAAAATCAGCTTCAGGAACGCCGAAATTGGCAGACAATACATCTTTTGGAGTATGTGCAAACCAATCGGAGATGGATAACGTGTTCAGATCAGAAAAGTTGCCGTCATCAAAAACTAGCAAAAATTCGCAGCCTTCCTCAAGACCTTGTATAGAGTGTGGAATGCCGGGTGGGAAATACCAGAGATCACCAGGACCCACATCAGCA from Paenibacillus sp. FSL R10-2782 includes the following:
- a CDS encoding oxalate decarboxylase family bicupin, with the translated sequence MHNDCSKNSKVPQPIRSDGAGGIDKGPRDVMRDLQNPDMLVPPVTDNGLIPNMRFSFSDAHMQLNHGGWSREITARELPIATTLAGVNMSLTPGGVRELHWHQQAEWSYMLLGSARITAVDQNGRNFIADVGPGDLWYFPPGIPHSIQGLEEGCEFLLVFDDGNFSDLNTLSISDWFAHTPKDVLSANFGVPEADFSSIPQEQVYIYQDNVPGSIQSQAVSSPYGTIPQSFKYELLAQPPIKTPGGSVRIVDSSNFPISQTIAAALVEIEPGAIREMHWHPNNDEWQYYLTGQGRMTVFGGNGAARTFDFRAGDVGYVPFAYGHYIQNTGSSTLWFLEMFKSDRFADVSLNQWMALTPTELIQSNLNVGADVTSNLRKVKWPVVKYPGYSFYPKDEL